One region of Alosa sapidissima isolate fAloSap1 chromosome 1, fAloSap1.pri, whole genome shotgun sequence genomic DNA includes:
- the helt gene encoding hairy and enhancer of split-related protein helt: MALAKQNSGKLEKAEILEMTVQYLRALHSADFPRGREKGELLAEFANYFHYGYHECMKNLVHYLTTVERMETKDNKYARILAFLQSKSRVVTDPLFSSLGALPDTADYLCQMHSSPEYQSPSPTESMFQQSPPGHFSWHSSARSPSIGYSPVSLSTPTQQHGGYLSPVQGLDHHYINFIGHSHPNAFSLHTAQHAAL, translated from the exons ATGGCGCTCGCCAAACAG AACTCTGGGAAGCTGGAGAAAGCAGAGATTCTGGAAATGACGGTTCAGTACCTCAGAGCCTTGCATTCTGCCGACTTtcccagaggcagagagaaag GGGAGCTACTGGCGGAGTTTGCGAACTATTTTCATTATGGATACCACGAGTGCATGAAGAACCTGGTTCACTACCTCACCACGGTGGAGCGAATGGAGACCAAAGACAACAAGTACGCGAGGATTTTGGCGTTCCTGCAATCCAAATCCCGCGTCGTCACCGACCCTCTGTTCAGCTCTCTGGGCGCATTGCCAGACACGGCAGACTATTTGTGCCAAATGCACTCTTCTCCAGAGTACCAGAGCCCCAGTCCCACTGAGTCCATGTTCCAGCAAAGCCCCCCCGGACACTTTTCTTGGCACAGTTCAGCGCGGAGTCCAAGCATCGGTTACTCGCCGGTGTCTTTATCCACCCCGACACAGCAGCACGGCGGATACTTGTcgccagtgcagggacttgaTCATCATTATATCAACTTCATAGGCCACTCTCACCCCAACGCATTCAGTTTGCACACGGCGCAACATGCTGCTTTGTAA